The stretch of DNA AATAATTCGGTATTCTCAAAAATCGGTGTGGCAATTTCTCTGAAACCAAAAAGCGCTGCTTCTTCACGCATCAATTTTTCGAGATATCTTCTCTTTTCCATCTCATCTGAGCGAAAATCTCTAGTGCCGCGTGGTTTCTGAATCATCAAAAGTACAAATAAATAAAGGATATAAAATGGTTAGTCACCACCGCGCTTTACCACTACAGTCACGATATCGCCGTTTTTGAGGATATGATCCACTCCAACAGTCTGTCCTGGAAACTTGGCGCTTTTGCCCCAGACTATAGCATACCTGAAATTTTTCCTAAAGGAACGATGGATGCGGTCACATAAATCTCCGATAGACGACCCGTTCATGATGACCATGGGTTCATCCATATCAGCATCCATTCCCTGCGGCTTCAAAAAGATATGAATGAAATCGAGCTCATGATATATGCGCTCCTTCAGTTCATCTAAGCCAATTTCTTTATTCGCAGAGATGTAAACTGGATCATATTTCTTCATTTTCTCTTTAACGGAGTTTAAAAGCTTAGGTTCGGCTGAATCTATCTTGTTTATAGCTACAATCGCCTTAAGGTATACACGATTGCCAGTAAGAGCATCGATCAACTGCTCCTCATCGATATCTTCTCTGATGATGACTTCTGCGTTTACGTACCCGTAGGCAGATACCATCTCTGCAGCAGATTCTGCACTCATTTTAGTCATAGTGGTTGTAGGCTTAACCTCTATACCACCGCGATCAGTTTTTGTGATTACAACATTCGGAGGGTGGGTATTTAATCGAATACCAGCATTATATAGTTCATCCATCAAAACTTCTACATTGGTGTCGAACACATCAACAATAAAAAACACCAGATCAGAAGTTCTGACAACAGCTAAAACTTCTCTGCCTCGGCCTTTTCCTTTTGACGCGTCCCGGATAAGCCCTGGCATATCTAAAATCTGGATTTTAGCAAACTTATAAGTCATCAATCCGGGGATTACATCCAGAGTTGTGAATGCATAAGCTGCAACATCACTTTTAGCGCCTGTTAATTTAGTTAAAAGTGTTGATTTTCCTACACTCGGAAATCCAACCAGTGCTACAGTAGCATTGCCTGATTTCTTAACAGAATATCCCTGGCCTCCGCCGCCTGAAGCAGCACGTCTTTTTTCCTGCTCCATTTTTAATCTGGCGATCTTGGCTTTCAGAAGTCCTATGTGTCCCTGTGTTTTTTTATTATATTGGGTCTTCTCGATTTCCTCTTCAATAGATTTTATCTGTTCATCAATCGTTAGAGCCAATAAACACACCAACCGACTGTAATTCGGTACTCCATGACCTTATTTATCCTTTCCCTTCCATGTGACATATAAAGCATTGCATACAGCAATATTTAGTAGAGAGCAGTTGAATAGACATATTTAACAATATAAAAACACTGCAATGGGGCAACATTCATCACATTTAAAAAGAAAGAGTGTTAAGATTACAGGCGCATATAAAGTAGAAAGAAAGTTATATATGCATCAATGCATGGGTGAGATGGTTAAACATGGCCGGATATAAATCATCTCTAGACGCGATCTCCAGTAAAAAATGGGGACCGATCTTGGGTATTGTAATAGCATCAGTTATTGCATTTATATTACTGGCATACATATCACCAAGCATCTGCTTTGGATTTTTGATATGTGTATTAGTAATTTATTTCATTCCATACTATTTCGGATTAAAATCGTTTAAACTGCTTGCAGTATGGGGAATTGCATTTATTCTATTGATGCCAATACCGTTATCTTATTTTTCAGAAAATGTAGTGTACGAATATGAAGATAAAGATATATTTTCAGAAAGTAAGGACAAAACAATCATTAATGGAACAGTAACTCCATATATTGAATCAGAAAACGGAACATATACATTCACTGTAGAAGCAGATGAAAAATATGACGTTGTTAAACTCTGGATTGCACCGACATCTGCATTTGGTATATACTTCGTAGGAAATGGTCATAGTAGTTCTTACTCCATGACTACTGAAGGCAAAACAGAGGATGGAAAAAATATTTGGAGCGTAACTCTTGACAATCTGAGTCCAAATATGTATTCATACATGTTTGAAGGAAAGCTTGTTGATGAAAGCTCAGAGATAGATGGTGAGTTCACTAGTGCAGTTATCGGACCAATCAATGAGGATTCCACATCGCTGTACGTCACAATATACAAAACAACTGTCACAAATGTTGCATTGTATATCGGTCTGTTATACTTCTTACTAATGTTCATGATGTATACCAACCGCAGGAACAGAGAACTGTTCGAACAGCAGAGAGCTAAACAGAGCCGTCCAGAAGAAGGGCCTGACGGAACATTCCATTGTCCAAAGTGCAACTCAGAAGTAATTAAAGGACAAAAGTTCTGTCCACAGTGTGGAGAAAGCTTTGCTGTGGATCCCAAAGAGGTTCAGATGCCATCTGCCCCATTCAAAGGCGCTGATGATGATTACTTCTGCACAGAATGTGGCACAAAGGTGGATGAAAACGCTACGGTTTGTCCTGGATGCGGGAAAAAATTTGAATGAACGGGGGACTTTGTCTCCCAAACTTTTTAATCTTTTTACATATTGCCCTCATCTGGCATGCCATCTAAGACGACGACTACAAAAACAGTGAAAAGTCAAAAAGACATTTCAGTTTCAGAATTCTTTGAAAAAAACAGACAGATTCTTGGTTTTGATTCTCCAGTGAAGTCACTGCTTATGGGTGTTAAAGAAGCAGTAGATAATTCTCTGGATGCTTGTGAGGAAGCTAGAATCCTTCCAGACATACTTGTAGAAATATCAAAAATGGATCAAAAAGAATACAAAGTAACTATTGAAGACAACGGTCCTGGTATACCTTCTGCAGCTATGCCGAATGTATTTGGCAGATTGCTGCATGGTTCGAGATTTCATGCTGTGAGACAGTCCAGAGGACAACAGGGTATCGGCATTTCTGCAACGGTAATGTGTGCACAGATTACTACCGGAAAACCTGCAACAGCCAGATCTAAGGTGAAAAGTGCGGAAGCCGCCAAAGAAATTGATATTATCATTGATACTAAAAAGAACACCCCGGTAATCTTAAGAGAAGAGTATATCCCGTGGAATGAGAAAGAGTCTGGAACCCGCATTACATTCTACATGAGCGGAAGATACATCACCGGAAAACAATCAATCTATGAGTATCTCCGGCAAACTGCAATTGTCAATCCTCATGCATCTTTAACATTTATTGATCCAGACGGACACAAATATATCTTTGAAAGGGCAACGAATGAACTGCCTCCCCAGTCAAAGGAGATCAAACCACATCCTGACGGGATTGAACTGGGAACATTGATGAACATGGTAAATGCCAGTTCTGAAAAGAGTCTGATAAAGTTTCTTCAGAATGATTTTAGCAGGATATCAGAACGTGTAGCCAAAGAGATCTGCAGTGCAGCTGGAATAACAGAAACAACCAGATTATCAACGATGGATCTTGAAAAATGCAAACAGCTGCAGGATGGCATAGGAAAAGTAAAGATCATGGCACCGCAGTCTGACTGCCTTTCGCCGATTGGTGAGAACCTGATAAGGAAGGGTTTGAAGCACGTTCTTTCAGACATTAAACCAGAATACTATGCACCTCCCATCACCAGAGATCCCAAATCACATTCGGGGAATCCATTCCTTGTTGAAGTTGGAATAGTATATGGAGGCGGGCTGCCGTCTGATCAACAGGTTCAGATATTGAGATTTGCTAACAGGGTTCCTCTTCTTTATCAGCAGGGCGCATGCGCAATTACAAAAGCGATAGAAGCCACAGACTGGAGAAGATACGGATTGGAGCAGCGTGGCGGAACCGGGATTCCATATGGTCCAGCAATAATTCTTGTGCATATTGCATCCACAAAAATACCATTTACATCAGAAGCTAAAGAAGCAGTTTCTGCAATACCACAGATACAAGAAGAGATAACTCTTGCACTCAAAGCCTGCGGAAGAAGCCTGCGTACACACTTGAATAAAAAAGAAAGAAAAAAGAAAACAAGAGCTAAATTCGAAATTGTTCAGGTCATTATTCCGCTCATGGCAGAAAAAACTGCCAATGTTCTCGGTAAACCAATACCGGATCTAAGAGGAACCATCACAAAAATCATGAATGTCGTATGGATTGATGAGTCAATAACATATGATAAGGGAAAACACCGTGCTAAAATTACAATATACAACTATACTCCAAAAAATCAGAAGTTTAAATTGCACACAGTGTTGCCAAAAGAAGGAACGAGTCTCATATCATATTCATTAAACCCATCAGAAGTTAAAGATGATATAAAATTAACATGGGATCTTCCCCGCATCGCCTCAACAGAAATTTTTGAGATCAGTTTTGAATTGAATGGTCTTGATAAAGAGGCATATGAAGAGATGGACATTTACGTTTCAAATATTAATCCGGTAGATGTGATGGGTGCTGACCCGTTGCCAGGAGACTGGGATCTTCAAGGAGTTAATTTCACGGAAGTAGACATGGTTCCAGATGTGGAAATTAGTGAAGAAGAAGATGAAGAACCCGACTACGATGAGACTGAGGAGGATTTATATGACGAATGAACGCAACACGGAAGCAATAAAACGTCTTTATTCCATATCTGAAGATATTTATGACCAGCTTGAGTCTGGAAAAATTCCTAAAATGGTGCTTCCTCTCAGAACAAAAGCCAATATTAAATTTGATAACCGTTCCCAGGTGTGGAAATACGGAAGTATGAACGGTGTCAGAAGCGCAAAAAAGGTAAAAGGCGCCATGATGCTGCTGAGAACATCGTACATGCTGGAGCTCATCCAGAATATGATTGAAACAAACAAGTCATCTACCTTAAGAGAAGCTTATTACATTTCAGAAGCGTGGGGCAAAGCTAAATTTAATTCACAGGATGAATCCAATCTGCTAGCAGAAGACCTGGAAATAGTTACAGACTGTCTCAGGGAGGACTTCAAGCTCAGGCCAGAAGAAAATGGAGCACACATCATCGGAGATCTAAACATCATTGAAACAGACAGAAAGGGAAAGAAAAAAGCATTGAACTGCAGAGATGATGTTGGAGATTCTGGATACGGCATACCATACAATGTTGAGAAAGAAAAATTAGAGCTGAAGAGTACCAGCGCTAAATTCGTAATTGCAATAGAAACCGGTGGTATGTTTGACCGTCTTGTTGAGAACGGATTCGATGAAAAGAGTGATGGAATATTGGTTCACCTTAAGGGGCAGCCTGCAAGATCCACCAGAAGATTCATAAAACGTTTAAACGATGAAATGGGGCTTCCGGTTATAGTGTTCACGGATGGAGATCCATGGTCCTTTAGGATATATGCATCTGTAGCATATGGTGCAATTAAAACAGCTCACCTTTCTGAATATCTCGCAACCCCATCTGCAGAGTATATTGGTATAACTGCCTCAGATATTGAAAATTATGACCTGCCTACAGATAAGCTGTCGGATATGGATGTAAGAGCACTTAACGCAGAGCTGAAAGACCCTAGATTTCAAACATCATTCTGGAAAGGTGAAATAGAGTTGATGCTAAAATTAAAGAAAAAAGCTGAACAGCAGGCTCTAGCTAAATATGGTCTGGATTTCGTTACAGATACATATCTACCAGATAAACTCAATGAATTTGGAATACTCAGAAATTAAATCTTCTGAGTAAACCATTTTTTTAATTTTATTAAAATTATCACTCCAGATTAGGAAAATCAAATCCTACCAGAATTGTTGCAAGTTTCGGATCATCCTCATAGCCGTGTTTTGCTCTGATATACATATCAGAAGGCGGAGCTGGAGAGCATGATACAATATTTTCTGCACCTTCGAATTCATTGACTTCTGGGAAGGATACCGGAGGCATGATAAAACACTCTTTACCACCGCCATACCGTTCAGGGTACATTACAAATTCTTCAGATAGCCATAGAATTGATTCGTTTACATTTGCAAGAAACTGTTCTTTAGCGTTCGGAAGAACTTCTTCACCGAGTATTATGTTGTCAGAGATTAGCTTTAATGTAGGTTCCGGAGGAGGACGGAAACGCTTGTCTTTGATAATGCATATCACATACTGCCTCTTCAGACACTCCTCTACACCAATATTAGAAACACGTATTCCCGCTGCAGCAGTGATATTTTTTTCGATGTCTAATATTTTTTCACGACATTCGTTTTTTAGAGGAAAAACGTGGTGAGTGCCGTCCATTAATTTTATGCGATCCACTATGTCTTGAAGCTTTACCATCATATTGGGATGAAAATGTCAATAAATAAACCTTATTACTTGAAAAATAGTAATTGGATGTAGTATCCAATTTAGCCAGATATTTTAAAATAAAGCATCCATCCAAATTAAATGTTGACGAGTTGTGCATATTTTGCTGAGTAACAATTCACAGTTGAAGAAGATCCATTAAAAGCAAAATGAGCGCAAAATAGAAGATTAGTTAAGGAATCATGGCTATTGGAAATTGAATCATGGATCTAGAACTAATACCACTAGGATCGGGAAGTGTAAACCCCAGACCTCCGGTCAAAGCAATAGGTATAGGCGGAGCTGGACACAACATTCTAAAAGACTGTTCCTTAAATAAAGTGGCATTGTGTACATCCAGAGACGCATTTATCGATCCGGTTGTACCGGCATATAAACTAGACAATGATGATGTTCAATTTTTAAACTCGATAACTCCCGAGCTTATTGGAACGCTGAATCACACATCCCTTGACAAAATATGCAGATTAATCGATGGCATAGAAATGGTATCGATTTTTTCTGGTCTGGGTGGTGAAACTGGAAGTAAGATCACACCACTTACAGCGTATGCATGCAAAAAATCAACAGCCCTTGCAGTATCGTCAGTTGCCATACCTTTTTCAGCAGAAGGACAGGCCAGAAAAAAACAATCTGCAGCAGCTCTACCGACAATAGTAAAACATTCACATATTACAATCTCATATCCAAACGATGGATTGCTGAAACTTGCACCAGATTTACCACTTCAATCTGCGCTTAAAGTTATGAATTTTTTCATGACGAAACCAATTTTAGACATCGCAGGCATGATCACAAAAGATGACATTTCAGCAATAAAAACAAATCTTAATCGATCCCACATGAGAGTGGGGATAGGACGCGGCGGCGGCACATGGGGTGAAGAAGCCGCCATTCAGGAAGCACTAACATCCCCATGGTTTGATTTTGACCTGTATGAGGTAGAAAGGGCGCTTATGATTATATCTGCACCAAAAGCAGATGAATATACATTTAAAAATGTAATGAAATTTCTGGGTCCTAAGATACCTCACTCAAAGATTCTGTACTGGACTGTTCCAACACTGGAGGATAATGCAGAATCTGAAGTTACATTACTGCTTGACTGCCCTAATCAGCATTGAGAATAGATTTTGGTGCTCCGGCAAATGCACATAATGACTCGGCTTCCATGAAGTGCAGCTTCCCAGGCATAACTAGACAATGAAGCGGTGATCCAAGATCTGCACATAGAATACTGTTTGGAGATCCGGCAACTAATTTTTGAGTTGAAGAACCAATCCTTGCTCCAGCACAAAACAGCGAGGTATCCGTTATTAAATTTTTATGCAGTCTTTCTTCAGCATCCAACAGCCACTGCATGGCAATGTTCGCCGTCATATACCTGCTTTCATCAGCTTTGATGTCTAAAAGAATCAATGTGTGAAGTCCGCGTTCAAAATTCTCCAGAATATTATCATATGGAGATGCTGGAAGAAAACCAGGTTCAGGAAATGGAATTGTTACTGCTCTTCCAAATTTATAAGGCTGAAGGCCGAAAGCTGCAGCGCATGCTGTAAAGATCGAGACGCCGTGTACTAGCTTCGTAGGAATATTTTCCTTTTCAGCTCTCAACCTTATATCCACATGAGTCGTGGCAGACATGGGATCTCCAGCTGTCACAAATGATACTTTTCCACATTTTGCCTCTTCGATTATAGTATCATGCTCTTCAACATCTGATCTTTTTAAAACCGTGATTTTTTTGCCAATAAAATTTTCTAAGTCTTCTATTGATGAATCGATGAGCTTGGATGTGTAAAATTCCGCAAAGATTTTATCAGATGATCGAAGCGTTTCGAGCGCTTTTACGCTCATGTCTTCAGGCTTTGACATGCCTAAACCCACAAATATTATTTCACCCATGATGACACCGTGCTAGCCACTTGTCTTAAAGTTCCTCGAGAGAAAGCGGAGTCCATACGCAGAAGACTTATAGAATCCGGTTTGCTGGATATTTCATTCAGAATAAAAGGTCAAGGTGAATTTATACTAATACCTGTCGTTTCTAAAGAGATAGATTGTGAGTACGAGTTTGTTGAAGAAGAACTTCAGTCTCAAGAAAAGACAGAAACTGATTATAAGAATATTGTAAAGATGCCTGCAGAGTTAAAGGATTATCTTCCAGCATCGTATGACATTATCGGCGAGGTTATCATCATTAAATTGGATGAGGAACTTCAAGAATATAGAAATGAAATTGGAAATGCTCTGTTGAAAGTGCATCCCAATATCAGTACGGTAGCGGAAGACCGCGGTGTAAAGGGCGAACTGCGGGTACGGGATTTGAATATAATTGCTGGCAAAGATAAAACAGAGACCATGCATACGGAACATGGGGTAAGGTTGCTTCTTGATCCTGCATATGTATACTTTAATCCACGATTAGCTACAGAACGCCACAGGATAACATCTCTTGTGAAAGATGATGAGATTGTTGTGGACATGTTCGCCGGAGTTGGCCCTTACTCAGTAATGATTGCCAAATATGCCAAACCAAAGATCGTATTTTCAATGGATCTGAACCCATATGCTATCGATTATCTGAAAAAAAATATAGAGATAAATAAGGTAGAGAATATAATTCCTCTGGAAGGGGATTCTGCCGCGATGATCCATGATCTTCCTCCGGCCGATAGAATAATTATGAACCTGCCGCACTCCGCTCACGAATTCTTTTATGACGCCCTCACATGCCTGAACCCCGGCGGAACCATCCATTTCTATACGATCTGCGAGAGAGATAGTCTGGATTCCGTATTTGCCAAGCTGTCTATGCAGGCAAGAAGTATGGGATCTAAGATCACTATCGACAGACTGGAAGAGCTTAAAACATACTCTCCGACTATGAGCGTATACAGCGCAGACATTAGATTTTCAGATCTAGATCTTGTCGAGGATTGGTGAGAGTGTTATTCCATTTTGACCTTGATAATTCCCGCTTCTTTTCTCATACGAAATTAAAGCCGGAGAATGCAGAGTTTCAAAAACAATCTGAACAAATCTGTCTGAGATGGAAAGTTCGATGTCACTGTTTGAGACGTTGTAACCCATAAACGTCAGCGTTCCTTTGAATCCAGCATCCACTTTTCCCAATCCGGCGATTATTCCTTTTCGAATCCAGGAAGTTCTCAGCCATAATTGTGCTGAGATATAATTCGGCAGTTCTACCTTTTCAATTGTAGATACATAAAACATAGTTTTGGGTGGAATCTTTACTTTCCCATCTGTAATTTTTAGCCCGGAATCAGGTATGGAGATCTCAGCGATTCTCAGGTCATAGCCATTAGGAGTTATGGATCCATCATAAAAATCACTGATATTCATTATTCCATTTTGAATATTTGACAGAATCTCATGATCTGGTAAAATGCACATGATGCCCCGGTAAGCATCTCAGATAAATAGCTTCTCCGAGGATGGATAGAAATATTTGATCTGCATTAGGGGTCTGGAACGTGGCGATATCGTGAGTATTGAAATTCACAAGGTTGAAAAAAGCAGAATCGATGAAGTCGACTTTGATAATTTAGTGTTCGGACATACTTTTTCCGATCATATGTTCCAGATGGAGTATCGCAACAACAAGTGGAATCCCCCAGCGATTATTCCTTTTGGAAAGATCGAGGTATATCCATCATTATCAAGCCTGCACTATGGACAAAGCATATTCGAAGGACTGAAAGCATTCCGTTCGGCGGATGGATCTGTTAACATATTCAGACTGGACAAGCACATTGCTAGGATGGAAAATTCATGCAAAAGGATGTGCATTCCAACACTGGATAGTGAAATGTTCAAAGAAGCAGTAACCACACTAGTCGGTCTGGACAGGCAATGGATACCTCAGGCAAGAGGATCCTCATTGTACATACGGCCATTCATATTCGCTTCTGAGAACTACATAGGTGTCAGAGTCTCAGAAAAGTACGATTTTTACATATTAACCGGACCAGTTTCAACATATTTTAAAGAAGGTCTGAGCCCAGTTAAACTGATGACATCTGAAGGATATGTCAGAGCTGTCCGTGGCGGGCTTGGAGAAGCGAAAACAGCCGCGAATTATGCTGCATCACTGTTGCCAGCAATGGAAGCTCAGAGAAGAGGGTTCTCACAGGTTCTATGGTTAGATGCTCTGGAAGGAAAATACATTGATGAAGTGGGAACGATGAATATTGCATTCTTCAAAGATGATGTATTAATCACTCCACCGCTTGAGGGTACAATCCTCCCTGGAGTTACACGCGATAGTGTAATCCAAATTGCAAAGAAAAAAGGCATAAAGGTTGAAGAAAGGAGAATTTCAATTGATGAAGTGATGGAGTCTGTCAAAGACGGAAGCATGACTGAAATCTTTGGAACCGGAACAGCCGCTGTCATCTCGCCTGTTGGAGAGGTGTATCACAATGGGGAAAGTGTAACAGTTAATAATTTCAAAACAGGACCCATTGCAAAAATGTTCTATGATGAGATAACCGGAATCCAGTACGGTGAGAAAGAAGATACATTTGGCTGGATAACAAAGATTCAATAAAGCCACGAGGGCGAGAGTTGAAATAACCTTTGATGTATGAGATTCTCATGCGCGTTCTCAATCAAGAAGAACAAACAGGAGAGATCAAAGTTCTTATTGAGACTCTCGACGACCTGTGGCATTTATACAATATTATCAACCCTGGAGATATTGTAATAGCTGTCACATTCAGACGGGATGAAGTAAAGGCAGATAAGATCCGTGCAGAACGTGCAGAAAAGAAGAGAATGGTTTTAGGAATCAGGGTTGAGAAAATAGAGTTTCATGATTCTGAATCAAGACTCCGCATATTAGGTGTGATCGAAGAGGGACCGCAGGATATAGGTGCCCATCACACACTGATATTGAGTGAAAGAGAAAATCTTACAATCAGAAAAGAAGAGTGGAGCAAAGTAGCTTTAGAACGGATTGCAAGAGCAGTTGATGATTCCAAAAAGCCAAAGATATTGTTCATAGCCATCGAGACTGATGAGGCGTATTTGGCAGCGTCCAGGCAGTTTGGAATTCAGGAAATTGCAACAATAAATGCATCTTCATCTGGAAAAATGTATGATCAGAAAGAATCCGGAGACTTTTACGGAGAAGTGCTGGAAAAAATAAAAATGAGCTATGAACCAGGAACTCCAATTGTTATACTCGGCCCGGGATTCGCCAAAGAGACTTTAATGTCTCTGGGGAAATCAAAAGAACCAGAGATCTTCGCAAATTCATACATATATCATACAGGGCAGGCAGGTACAGCTGGTATCCAGGAGCTTATGAAGTCCGGAATGGGGGCAGAGGTCATAAAGGATTCCAGAATCTCCATGGAGACTAAGCTCGTAGAAGAAGCATTAGAAAGAATAGCCAAAGACAACCTAATCTCATATGGTCCATTGGACGTTAAACACGCTGCGGATATGAGCGCCATCGACACGTTATTAGTTCTTGATTCAGAGATAAGAAAAAACAACGTGGAATCGATTATGAATCAGGTTGAAGAGGCCCGAGGAAAGGTAGTGGTTATAAGTGAAAATTTTGAAGCTGGAAAAAAGCTTGAATCCATCGGAGGGATTGCTGCTCTTTTACGCTTCAGCATTTAAACTTAGTTGGCATTTGAAGTATCAACTGATCTCATGGCATCGTTGATTGCAAGCTCTGCGATATCTGCTGAATACATTGCAACTCGACTTACTGAGTCCAATATTGACATTACTTCAGCAGTAAAATCATTTTGACTGGAGTATGAGGTTTCCTTTATTCTCTCAGACAGCTCGTCAGCAGAGTCTATGACTTTATTTGCCTTATTAACATCTCTAGAGAAAAATGACTCTGTAGCCAGTGATAATATGTTTATGCTTTCTTCGCTGAATTTAATAATCGTATCCATCTCATCCTGCGATGATTTTTGAGATTTTCTCTCAAGTACATGTTTTGCAATTTTTTCTGCATGGTCGCCTATGCGTTCAATAGCTCTTGCAACAAGCATTAAGCTCATAGAATCATAGATGTTGGTGCCTACAATCTCAGCAAGTTTACGGTCTTTTTGGATCAGATTGAACTGTTTCACAGTCATCCAATACAACCTGTCAATATCCTGATCCCTATCAATCACGTCT from Candidatus Methanomassiliicoccus intestinalis Issoire-Mx1 encodes:
- a CDS encoding OBG GTPase family GTP-binding protein; translated protein: MALTIDEQIKSIEEEIEKTQYNKKTQGHIGLLKAKIARLKMEQEKRRAASGGGGQGYSVKKSGNATVALVGFPSVGKSTLLTKLTGAKSDVAAYAFTTLDVIPGLMTYKFAKIQILDMPGLIRDASKGKGRGREVLAVVRTSDLVFFIVDVFDTNVEVLMDELYNAGIRLNTHPPNVVITKTDRGGIEVKPTTTMTKMSAESAAEMVSAYGYVNAEVIIREDIDEEQLIDALTGNRVYLKAIVAINKIDSAEPKLLNSVKEKMKKYDPVYISANKEIGLDELKERIYHELDFIHIFLKPQGMDADMDEPMVIMNGSSIGDLCDRIHRSFRKNFRYAIVWGKSAKFPGQTVGVDHILKNGDIVTVVVKRGGD
- a CDS encoding zinc-ribbon domain-containing protein, whose protein sequence is MAGYKSSLDAISSKKWGPILGIVIASVIAFILLAYISPSICFGFLICVLVIYFIPYYFGLKSFKLLAVWGIAFILLMPIPLSYFSENVVYEYEDKDIFSESKDKTIINGTVTPYIESENGTYTFTVEADEKYDVVKLWIAPTSAFGIYFVGNGHSSSYSMTTEGKTEDGKNIWSVTLDNLSPNMYSYMFEGKLVDESSEIDGEFTSAVIGPINEDSTSLYVTIYKTTVTNVALYIGLLYFLLMFMMYTNRRNRELFEQQRAKQSRPEEGPDGTFHCPKCNSEVIKGQKFCPQCGESFAVDPKEVQMPSAPFKGADDDYFCTECGTKVDENATVCPGCGKKFE
- a CDS encoding DNA topoisomerase VI subunit B, with the translated sequence MPSKTTTTKTVKSQKDISVSEFFEKNRQILGFDSPVKSLLMGVKEAVDNSLDACEEARILPDILVEISKMDQKEYKVTIEDNGPGIPSAAMPNVFGRLLHGSRFHAVRQSRGQQGIGISATVMCAQITTGKPATARSKVKSAEAAKEIDIIIDTKKNTPVILREEYIPWNEKESGTRITFYMSGRYITGKQSIYEYLRQTAIVNPHASLTFIDPDGHKYIFERATNELPPQSKEIKPHPDGIELGTLMNMVNASSEKSLIKFLQNDFSRISERVAKEICSAAGITETTRLSTMDLEKCKQLQDGIGKVKIMAPQSDCLSPIGENLIRKGLKHVLSDIKPEYYAPPITRDPKSHSGNPFLVEVGIVYGGGLPSDQQVQILRFANRVPLLYQQGACAITKAIEATDWRRYGLEQRGGTGIPYGPAIILVHIASTKIPFTSEAKEAVSAIPQIQEEITLALKACGRSLRTHLNKKERKKKTRAKFEIVQVIIPLMAEKTANVLGKPIPDLRGTITKIMNVVWIDESITYDKGKHRAKITIYNYTPKNQKFKLHTVLPKEGTSLISYSLNPSEVKDDIKLTWDLPRIASTEIFEISFELNGLDKEAYEEMDIYVSNINPVDVMGADPLPGDWDLQGVNFTEVDMVPDVEISEEEDEEPDYDETEEDLYDE
- a CDS encoding DNA topoisomerase IV subunit A, translating into MTNERNTEAIKRLYSISEDIYDQLESGKIPKMVLPLRTKANIKFDNRSQVWKYGSMNGVRSAKKVKGAMMLLRTSYMLELIQNMIETNKSSTLREAYYISEAWGKAKFNSQDESNLLAEDLEIVTDCLREDFKLRPEENGAHIIGDLNIIETDRKGKKKALNCRDDVGDSGYGIPYNVEKEKLELKSTSAKFVIAIETGGMFDRLVENGFDEKSDGILVHLKGQPARSTRRFIKRLNDEMGLPVIVFTDGDPWSFRIYASVAYGAIKTAHLSEYLATPSAEYIGITASDIENYDLPTDKLSDMDVRALNAELKDPRFQTSFWKGEIELMLKLKKKAEQQALAKYGLDFVTDTYLPDKLNEFGILRN
- a CDS encoding FtsZ/tubulin family protein — its product is MDLELIPLGSGSVNPRPPVKAIGIGGAGHNILKDCSLNKVALCTSRDAFIDPVVPAYKLDNDDVQFLNSITPELIGTLNHTSLDKICRLIDGIEMVSIFSGLGGETGSKITPLTAYACKKSTALAVSSVAIPFSAEGQARKKQSAAALPTIVKHSHITISYPNDGLLKLAPDLPLQSALKVMNFFMTKPILDIAGMITKDDISAIKTNLNRSHMRVGIGRGGGTWGEEAAIQEALTSPWFDFDLYEVERALMIISAPKADEYTFKNVMKFLGPKIPHSKILYWTVPTLEDNAESEVTLLLDCPNQH
- the dph5 gene encoding diphthine synthase; its protein translation is MGEIIFVGLGMSKPEDMSVKALETLRSSDKIFAEFYTSKLIDSSIEDLENFIGKKITVLKRSDVEEHDTIIEEAKCGKVSFVTAGDPMSATTHVDIRLRAEKENIPTKLVHGVSIFTACAAAFGLQPYKFGRAVTIPFPEPGFLPASPYDNILENFERGLHTLILLDIKADESRYMTANIAMQWLLDAEERLHKNLITDTSLFCAGARIGSSTQKLVAGSPNSILCADLGSPLHCLVMPGKLHFMEAESLCAFAGAPKSILNAD
- a CDS encoding class I SAM-dependent methyltransferase; translation: MLATCLKVPREKAESIRRRLIESGLLDISFRIKGQGEFILIPVVSKEIDCEYEFVEEELQSQEKTETDYKNIVKMPAELKDYLPASYDIIGEVIIIKLDEELQEYRNEIGNALLKVHPNISTVAEDRGVKGELRVRDLNIIAGKDKTETMHTEHGVRLLLDPAYVYFNPRLATERHRITSLVKDDEIVVDMFAGVGPYSVMIAKYAKPKIVFSMDLNPYAIDYLKKNIEINKVENIIPLEGDSAAMIHDLPPADRIIMNLPHSAHEFFYDALTCLNPGGTIHFYTICERDSLDSVFAKLSMQARSMGSKITIDRLEELKTYSPTMSVYSADIRFSDLDLVEDW
- the dcd gene encoding dCTP deaminase, whose product is MCILPDHEILSNIQNGIMNISDFYDGSITPNGYDLRIAEISIPDSGLKITDGKVKIPPKTMFYVSTIEKVELPNYISAQLWLRTSWIRKGIIAGLGKVDAGFKGTLTFMGYNVSNSDIELSISDRFVQIVFETLHSPALISYEKRSGNYQGQNGITLSPILDKI